The Methylobacterium currus genome contains a region encoding:
- a CDS encoding universal stress protein yields MSRFPSSPLAALRDILIGSIVEGEHDPIPPAIGYGLSLAEAAGAHVTIQSASWCLVGSDAWLQGTTDEGIGVIDRRLDALARAFAEKAAGAAAQAGLVCTWEAPSLPYPEVVHRLAAEARLHDLTVLDLDPVTEVLSRETIETTLLASGRPVLAVPRAYQAFAGRRILVAWDGSLQAARAANEAMPLLRAAEAVDIVSVGDAEDLLTTVPGAEFARHLARHGVAVTVSDLPQAGSIADTLRTHAGVVRADLIVMGAYRHSRTQEFLFGGATRSLLKNPPVPLFLAH; encoded by the coding sequence ATGTCCAGATTCCCTTCCTCCCCGCTCGCCGCCCTGCGCGACATCCTGATCGGCAGCATCGTGGAGGGCGAGCACGATCCGATCCCGCCAGCGATCGGGTACGGGCTGTCGCTGGCGGAGGCCGCCGGCGCCCATGTGACGATACAGTCGGCCTCGTGGTGCCTCGTCGGCAGCGATGCCTGGCTTCAGGGCACCACCGACGAGGGAATCGGCGTCATCGACCGCCGGCTCGACGCCCTGGCCCGCGCCTTCGCCGAGAAAGCGGCCGGCGCGGCGGCGCAGGCGGGCCTGGTCTGCACCTGGGAGGCGCCCAGCCTGCCCTATCCCGAGGTGGTGCACCGGCTGGCCGCCGAGGCCCGCCTGCACGACCTGACGGTCCTCGACCTCGACCCGGTCACCGAGGTGCTGTCCCGGGAGACGATCGAGACGACGCTCCTGGCGAGCGGCCGTCCGGTCCTCGCCGTGCCGCGGGCGTATCAGGCCTTCGCCGGGCGGCGGATCCTCGTGGCCTGGGACGGCAGCCTGCAGGCGGCCCGCGCCGCCAACGAGGCCATGCCGCTCCTGCGCGCGGCGGAGGCCGTGGACATCGTGTCGGTCGGCGACGCGGAGGACCTGCTCACGACGGTGCCGGGGGCCGAGTTCGCCCGCCACCTCGCTCGGCACGGCGTCGCCGTCACGGTGAGCGACCTGCCGCAGGCGGGCAGCATCGCCGACACGCTCAGGACCCATGCGGGCGTCGTCCGGGCCGACCTGATCGTGATGGGAGCCTATCGGCATTCCCGCACGCAGGAATTCCTGTTCGGCGGCGCGACCCGCTCGCTCCTGAAGAACCCCCCCGTCCCGCTCTTCCTGGCCCATTGA
- a CDS encoding heavy metal translocating P-type ATPase has protein sequence MDRTSATNGAAGWAAALRGGLVALPLVGLSGGLGAQALGHPGAATLAWSLATLAVLAVLLVQVATSLARGDVGLDLVALLSMGGALVLSQPLAGAVIALMYAGGQSLEAYAAGRASRTMTALIARQPRTALREEGEGSRVQEVPLAALAPGDRILVRAGDVLPVDGRVAAGRAVLDLSSLTGESLPTVFEANAAVLSGSLNVGQAFTLLADRRAAESTYAGIVRLVEAARTAKAPMARLADRYGLVFLAATLLLAGGAWAVSGDALRALAVLVVATPCPLILAVPVALVSGLSRAAGTGVLVKGGGALEALAKVEVLVVDKTGTLTHGRAHLTSVAPVGAIAERDALRLAASLDQASGHPIARALVEEAQARGLALAPPLEVREAPGDGVTGLVEGRRVNVGGPRLMRQQGIDFPLPGPAADGQGGASATVLVAVDGSPAAILRFADPLRHDGGAILAELRACGIARVVLATGDRREVAEALTAGLPIDAVAADLDPADKTKIVVEERLRGPVMMVGDGINDAPALAAADLGVALGARGAAAAAEAADVVLLVDSLAPLPGAIRIARRSRAIALQSVLVGLGLSLAGMIAAALGALSPLQGALAQEAIDVAVILNAMRALTGPTVSRRAAA, from the coding sequence ATGGACAGGACATCCGCGACGAACGGGGCGGCCGGATGGGCGGCGGCCCTGCGCGGCGGGCTCGTGGCGCTGCCGCTCGTCGGGTTGAGCGGCGGTCTCGGCGCTCAGGCCCTCGGCCATCCGGGTGCCGCGACCCTGGCCTGGAGCCTCGCCACCCTGGCGGTCCTCGCCGTCCTGCTGGTCCAGGTGGCCACGAGCCTGGCGCGGGGGGATGTCGGGCTCGATCTCGTCGCCCTCCTGTCGATGGGCGGGGCGCTCGTGCTGTCGCAGCCGCTGGCCGGCGCCGTCATCGCGCTCATGTATGCCGGCGGCCAGTCCCTGGAGGCCTATGCCGCCGGGCGGGCGAGCCGGACGATGACCGCCTTGATCGCGCGCCAGCCGCGCACCGCCCTTCGGGAGGAGGGGGAGGGGTCTCGCGTGCAGGAGGTTCCGCTCGCGGCCCTGGCCCCGGGCGACCGGATCCTCGTGCGGGCCGGCGACGTCCTGCCGGTCGACGGGCGCGTCGCCGCGGGCCGGGCGGTCCTCGACCTGTCGAGCCTCACCGGCGAGTCGCTGCCCACCGTCTTCGAGGCGAACGCCGCCGTGCTCAGCGGCAGCCTCAATGTCGGCCAGGCCTTCACCCTCCTGGCCGACCGCCGGGCGGCGGAGAGCACCTATGCGGGCATCGTGCGGCTCGTCGAGGCGGCGCGGACCGCGAAGGCGCCGATGGCGCGCCTGGCCGACCGCTACGGCCTCGTCTTCCTCGCCGCCACGCTGCTCCTCGCCGGCGGTGCCTGGGCCGTCTCGGGCGATGCCTTGCGGGCGCTGGCCGTCCTGGTGGTGGCGACGCCCTGCCCGCTGATCCTGGCGGTGCCGGTCGCCCTGGTCTCCGGCCTGTCCCGGGCAGCCGGCACCGGCGTCCTGGTCAAGGGCGGGGGTGCCCTGGAGGCCCTGGCCAAGGTGGAGGTGCTGGTGGTCGACAAGACCGGCACCCTGACCCATGGCCGGGCGCACCTGACCTCCGTCGCGCCGGTCGGCGCGATCGCCGAGCGGGACGCCCTGCGTCTGGCCGCCTCCCTCGACCAGGCCTCGGGCCATCCGATCGCCCGGGCCCTGGTCGAGGAGGCGCAGGCGCGCGGCCTGGCGCTCGCACCGCCCCTGGAGGTCCGCGAGGCGCCCGGGGACGGCGTGACCGGCCTCGTCGAGGGGCGGCGCGTGAACGTCGGCGGCCCGCGCCTGATGCGCCAGCAGGGCATCGACTTCCCGCTCCCCGGCCCGGCAGCGGACGGGCAGGGCGGCGCCTCGGCCACGGTCCTGGTCGCGGTCGATGGAAGCCCGGCCGCGATCCTGCGCTTCGCGGACCCGCTGCGGCACGACGGCGGCGCCATCCTGGCGGAGCTGCGCGCCTGCGGCATCGCCCGGGTGGTGCTCGCGACGGGAGACCGGCGCGAGGTGGCGGAGGCGCTCACCGCAGGCCTGCCCATCGACGCGGTCGCGGCCGATCTCGACCCGGCGGACAAGACGAAGATCGTCGTCGAGGAGCGGCTGCGGGGCCCCGTGATGATGGTGGGCGACGGCATCAACGACGCGCCGGCCCTGGCGGCGGCGGATCTCGGCGTGGCCCTCGGCGCCCGGGGCGCCGCCGCCGCGGCGGAGGCGGCCGACGTGGTCCTGCTGGTCGACAGCCTGGCGCCGCTGCCGGGTGCGATCCGCATCGCCAGGCGGTCCCGCGCCATCGCGCTCCAGAGCGTGCTCGTCGGACTCGGCCTCTCGCTCGCCGGGATGATCGCCGCCGCCCTCGGCGCGCTCTCGCCGCTCCAGGGCGCCCTCGCGCAGGAGGCGATCGACGTCGCCGTCATCCTGAACGCGATGCGGGCCCTCACGGGGCCGACCGTCTCCCGCCGCGCCGCGGCCTGA
- a CDS encoding CBS domain-containing protein, with translation MLARDIMHRDLVTVTPETPLGTIARLLVEKRFGAVPVTDETGRLVGLVSEADLLHREELGTERRRNRWLDAFASIETLANAYRSAHGQLARDVMATSLVTAAPDAPLIEIVELMERRHIRRVPIVEAGPDGNERLVGMVTRGDLVRALATLVPATLDRATDRALTDRRIRDLLLAEIARQPWTDKAEGNVTVLDGVVHLWGTVANEAESRALVTMAEGIPGVVAVRDHTFVAYWGADPVML, from the coding sequence ATGCTGGCACGCGACATCATGCACCGCGACCTCGTCACGGTGACGCCCGAGACGCCGCTGGGGACGATCGCCCGGCTGCTGGTCGAGAAGCGCTTCGGTGCCGTTCCGGTCACGGACGAAACGGGACGCCTCGTCGGGCTCGTCAGCGAGGCCGACCTGCTCCACCGCGAGGAGCTCGGCACCGAGCGGCGGCGCAACCGCTGGCTCGACGCCTTCGCGTCGATCGAGACGCTGGCGAACGCCTACCGGAGCGCCCACGGCCAGCTCGCGCGGGACGTGATGGCGACCTCCCTCGTCACCGCGGCGCCCGACGCGCCGCTCATCGAGATCGTCGAGCTGATGGAGCGCCGGCATATCCGTCGCGTGCCGATCGTCGAGGCCGGGCCCGACGGGAACGAGCGGCTGGTCGGGATGGTCACCCGCGGCGACCTCGTGCGGGCGCTCGCGACCCTGGTTCCCGCCACCCTCGACCGGGCCACCGACCGGGCGCTCACCGACCGGCGCATCCGCGACTTGCTGCTGGCCGAGATCGCCCGCCAGCCCTGGACCGACAAGGCCGAGGGCAACGTCACGGTGCTGGACGGCGTCGTGCATCTCTGGGGCACGGTGGCGAACGAGGCGGAGAGCCGCGCGCTGGTGACCATGGCGGAAGGCATCCCGGGCGTCGTCGCGGTGCGCGACCACACCTTCGTCGCCTATTGGGGCGCCGACCCGGTGATGCTGTAG
- a CDS encoding FUSC family protein has product MKPFPIRRGTLREPGPDLARLPVAPDLTGISIAEGLRAAVAFASIVLLEWWLAWPPLLTMALAANLTCFCDIGGPIRPRLRALLAFAGLGGLFWGAFGVMEGYGPALVLPVALVVIFGCTFARVWGVPAQTVGNVLVVVLCLALDRALSVEQGAVVAAMFWAGGLWAAFLALVVWRLHPYRPAHTAIGGVWRGLSRLARDLRRLSAGPHGSADLAVWEAHARGHRRAVRDAIETARTLVLDLARSRARLSERNARALIRLEAAEQLFGVMIALSDYLERATPAQRADAARLLRLLPPTLKILSRAIRRDRPVDLRRIERALARAKPTADADPAYRRMAERILDRVRIGAKLSGPEDLAGGGGLAGAPAPPWRETVLQPLRANLTWSSANLRHAVRATVVALPALAVTFWWPGPFTHWLTITVVLTMQPFYAATWQRALERIGGTVLGGVIGAVLAFYATSPPILAAMMVPLSVLGFAARGVSYGTFIACLTPLVVVLVELVEPGHSSWEIVGMRALFTVLGGAVAVLAGLLLWPLWEPGRVRDALRTALQTHARYAEAVVAERLGEGPSAAAEAAARAAGLASNNLEAALSRALQEPRQRGRSRIEAAMVADATLRRMAGRLAILRHEPEPEGPDAAAWRAWRDWLNQALARTAAGERLPSKPEGADSEAFGRIAAQVELLAGTLKRAGIGGVTPP; this is encoded by the coding sequence ATGAAGCCTTTTCCGATCCGCCGCGGGACCCTGCGCGAGCCGGGGCCCGACCTCGCCCGGCTGCCGGTGGCGCCGGACCTCACCGGCATCAGCATAGCCGAGGGATTGCGGGCCGCGGTCGCCTTCGCGAGCATCGTCCTGCTCGAATGGTGGCTGGCCTGGCCGCCGCTCCTCACCATGGCACTCGCCGCCAACCTCACCTGCTTCTGCGACATCGGCGGGCCGATCCGGCCGCGGCTCCGGGCGCTCCTCGCCTTCGCGGGCCTCGGCGGCCTGTTCTGGGGTGCCTTCGGGGTGATGGAGGGCTACGGCCCGGCCCTGGTGCTGCCGGTGGCCCTCGTCGTCATCTTCGGCTGCACCTTCGCACGCGTCTGGGGCGTGCCGGCCCAGACCGTCGGCAACGTGCTGGTGGTGGTGCTCTGCCTCGCTCTCGACCGGGCGTTGAGCGTGGAGCAGGGCGCGGTCGTCGCCGCGATGTTCTGGGCCGGCGGGCTCTGGGCCGCCTTCCTGGCCCTGGTCGTGTGGCGGCTCCATCCCTACCGGCCCGCCCATACGGCGATCGGCGGCGTCTGGCGCGGCCTGTCGCGCCTCGCCCGCGACCTGCGCCGGCTCTCGGCCGGCCCGCACGGGTCGGCCGACCTCGCGGTCTGGGAGGCGCATGCGCGCGGCCATCGCCGGGCGGTGCGCGACGCCATCGAGACCGCCCGCACCCTGGTCCTGGATCTCGCCCGCAGCCGCGCCCGGCTCTCGGAGCGCAACGCCCGGGCGCTGATCCGGCTGGAGGCCGCCGAGCAGCTGTTCGGGGTGATGATCGCCCTGTCGGACTACCTGGAGCGCGCCACCCCGGCGCAGCGGGCGGACGCCGCCAGGCTCCTGCGCCTGCTGCCGCCGACGCTGAAGATCCTGTCCCGGGCGATCCGCCGCGACCGGCCGGTGGACCTGCGGCGCATCGAGCGGGCGCTGGCCCGGGCGAAGCCGACTGCTGACGCCGACCCTGCCTATCGCCGGATGGCCGAGCGCATCCTCGACCGGGTGCGGATCGGCGCCAAGCTGTCGGGACCGGAGGATCTGGCCGGCGGCGGGGGGCTCGCCGGCGCGCCGGCCCCGCCCTGGCGCGAGACCGTCTTGCAGCCGCTGCGCGCCAACCTGACCTGGTCCTCGGCCAACCTGCGCCACGCCGTGCGGGCGACCGTGGTGGCGCTGCCGGCGCTGGCCGTCACCTTCTGGTGGCCCGGCCCGTTCACCCACTGGCTCACCATCACGGTGGTGCTGACGATGCAGCCCTTCTACGCCGCCACCTGGCAGCGGGCGCTGGAGCGCATCGGCGGGACGGTCCTGGGCGGAGTGATCGGGGCGGTGCTGGCCTTCTACGCCACCTCGCCGCCGATCCTCGCCGCCATGATGGTGCCGCTCAGCGTGCTGGGCTTCGCCGCCCGGGGCGTGAGCTACGGCACCTTCATCGCCTGCCTGACGCCCCTCGTCGTGGTGCTGGTGGAGCTGGTCGAGCCCGGTCACTCCTCCTGGGAGATCGTCGGGATGCGGGCCCTGTTCACGGTGCTGGGCGGCGCGGTGGCGGTGCTGGCCGGCCTCCTGCTGTGGCCGCTCTGGGAGCCGGGCCGGGTGCGCGACGCGCTCCGCACGGCACTCCAGACCCATGCCCGCTACGCCGAGGCCGTGGTGGCGGAGCGCTTAGGGGAAGGCCCGTCGGCCGCCGCCGAGGCCGCGGCCCGGGCGGCGGGACTTGCCAGCAACAACCTCGAGGCGGCGCTCTCCCGCGCGCTCCAGGAGCCGCGCCAGCGCGGCCGCTCCCGGATCGAGGCCGCGATGGTCGCCGACGCCACCCTGCGCCGCATGGCCGGCCGTCTGGCGATCCTGCGCCACGAGCCGGAGCCCGAGGGGCCCGACGCCGCGGCCTGGCGCGCCTGGCGCGACTGGCTGAATCAGGCGCTCGCCCGCACCGCGGCCGGCGAGCGGCTGCCGTCCAAGCCGGAAGGCGCGGATTCGGAGGCGTTCGGGCGCATTGCCGCTCAGGTCGAGCTTCTCGCCGGGACTCTCAAGCGGGCGGGGATCGGCGGCGTCACGCCGCCCTGA
- a CDS encoding globin-coupled sensor protein, with protein MDQTAVTAAQARRFATFGLTEDDLTRLRGLAGFARERLPGLLAEWNARFGDWPEIQDALRDPQVRAARVAHWVRVVSGDFGPDFTASAERLASVFYARRVPAYAVAICHATVTAGLAEALGLAGPHRLVGGKIGAAKSRAALQGALTRAAWLDLEVLLETYAAAEQASRRSTTAALAQAFEERVGAAIGAVADQARSLDGTVGALSRNAARSTEAATAVAAAVIEASAGTEQVARSAEQLRAAIAEIAGEVGRSHAVAQDAVEQSDAVAARVASLAGAVTQVGEVVTLITGIASQTNLLALNATIEASRAGAAGRGFAVVAAEVKALAQQTARATGTIVGQIDAMRAAAGGSVEAIARIRETIGRVSESSAMISAAVEEQSAATAEIARSTRDVSAGTDEVARLIDRVREDAGGTAEAAARVTGSTQDLGRQAEAMSAAVGAFLSEVRAA; from the coding sequence ATGGACCAGACGGCCGTCACCGCCGCACAAGCCCGGCGCTTCGCCACCTTCGGCCTCACGGAGGACGACCTGACCCGCCTGCGCGGCCTCGCCGGCTTCGCGCGCGAGCGGCTGCCGGGTCTCCTCGCCGAGTGGAACGCCCGTTTCGGGGACTGGCCGGAGATCCAGGACGCCCTGCGCGACCCGCAGGTGCGCGCGGCCCGGGTGGCCCACTGGGTGCGGGTGGTGAGCGGCGATTTCGGCCCGGACTTCACGGCCTCGGCCGAGCGGCTGGCCTCGGTCTTCTACGCGCGGCGGGTGCCGGCCTACGCGGTCGCGATCTGCCACGCCACGGTGACGGCGGGGCTCGCCGAGGCGTTGGGCCTCGCCGGCCCGCACCGCCTGGTCGGGGGGAAGATCGGGGCGGCCAAGTCCCGGGCGGCGCTTCAGGGCGCCCTCACCCGGGCGGCCTGGCTCGACCTCGAAGTGCTGCTCGAGACCTACGCGGCCGCCGAGCAGGCGAGCCGCCGCAGCACCACCGCGGCCCTGGCCCAGGCCTTCGAGGAGCGGGTCGGGGCGGCGATCGGCGCGGTCGCCGACCAGGCCCGCTCCCTCGACGGCACCGTCGGCGCCCTGTCGCGCAACGCCGCCCGCTCGACCGAGGCGGCGACCGCCGTGGCGGCGGCGGTGATCGAGGCCTCGGCCGGGACCGAGCAGGTGGCCCGCTCCGCCGAGCAGCTGCGCGCGGCGATCGCCGAGATCGCCGGCGAAGTCGGCCGCTCCCACGCGGTGGCGCAGGACGCGGTGGAGCAGTCCGACGCGGTGGCGGCACGGGTCGCCTCGCTCGCCGGGGCGGTGACGCAGGTCGGCGAGGTGGTGACGCTGATCACCGGCATCGCCAGCCAGACCAACCTGCTGGCCCTCAACGCCACGATCGAGGCGTCCCGCGCCGGAGCGGCCGGCCGCGGCTTCGCGGTGGTCGCCGCGGAGGTGAAGGCCCTGGCGCAGCAGACCGCCCGGGCCACCGGGACGATCGTCGGGCAGATCGACGCCATGCGGGCGGCAGCGGGAGGCTCGGTCGAGGCCATCGCGCGCATCCGCGAGACGATCGGGCGCGTGAGCGAGAGCAGCGCGATGATCTCCGCCGCGGTCGAGGAGCAGAGCGCCGCCACCGCCGAGATCGCCCGCAGCACCCGCGACGTCAGCGCCGGCACCGACGAGGTCGCCCGCCTGATCGACCGCGTGCGCGAGGATGCCGGCGGCACCGCCGAGGCCGCCGCCCGCGTCACCGGCTCCACCCAGGATCTCGGGCGGCAGGCAGAGGCGATGAGCGCGGCGGTGGGAGCTTTCTTGAGCGAGGTCAGGGCGGCGTGA
- a CDS encoding LysR family transcriptional regulator has translation MNWDAFDFKLLIVFDAIMRERHVTRAGERLGLSQSAVSHALQRLRRALGDELFVRRPEGMSPTPRALDLAGPVRQALAAIEGALHQDRFDPASSTASFRLVLNNTAAVVLAAPVAEWIGSRAPALLLHMSPSGTVRVDDLLDRGDVDLAIVGAGRVEGERFGTRTLIRDGFAVVGRRGHPALDEPLTYERLAALSHLVVSSTGDDVGFLDAILSRRGLAPRRVAMAAPFLSAAPILARSDLVAVMAERIARTLATVHPVACAALPADPDLPVTHSVLVWARRVERHPGHAWLRRQIADCARSLAAGPEGTTSNDERPDICDAIDRR, from the coding sequence GTGAACTGGGACGCGTTCGACTTCAAGCTGCTCATCGTGTTCGACGCGATCATGCGCGAGCGCCACGTGACGCGCGCCGGAGAGCGGCTGGGCCTGAGCCAGTCGGCGGTGAGCCACGCCCTGCAGCGCCTGCGCCGCGCCCTCGGCGACGAATTGTTCGTGCGTCGGCCGGAGGGCATGAGCCCGACACCCCGCGCCCTCGACCTGGCCGGGCCCGTGCGGCAAGCGCTGGCCGCGATCGAGGGCGCGCTGCACCAGGACCGGTTCGATCCGGCCTCGTCCACCGCGAGCTTCCGCCTGGTGCTCAACAACACCGCTGCCGTGGTCCTGGCCGCGCCGGTCGCCGAGTGGATCGGAAGCCGGGCGCCGGCCTTGCTCCTCCACATGAGCCCGAGCGGGACCGTGCGGGTCGACGACCTCCTGGACCGCGGGGATGTCGACCTCGCGATCGTCGGCGCCGGCCGGGTCGAGGGCGAGCGCTTCGGCACCAGGACGCTGATCCGGGACGGGTTCGCGGTCGTCGGCCGGCGCGGGCATCCGGCGCTCGACGAGCCGCTCACCTACGAGCGTCTCGCGGCTTTGTCGCACCTCGTCGTTTCCTCGACCGGCGACGATGTCGGCTTCCTCGACGCGATCCTGTCCCGGCGGGGCCTGGCCCCGCGCCGCGTCGCCATGGCAGCCCCGTTCCTGTCGGCGGCGCCGATCCTCGCCCGGTCCGACCTGGTGGCGGTGATGGCCGAGCGGATCGCCCGTACCCTCGCGACGGTGCATCCGGTCGCCTGCGCGGCCCTGCCGGCGGATCCGGACCTGCCGGTCACCCACTCGGTCCTGGTCTGGGCCCGGCGCGTCGAGCGCCACCCGGGCCATGCCTGGCTGCGCCGGCAGATCGCCGACTGTGCCCGCAGCCTCGCGGCTGGCCCGGAAGGCACGACAAGCAACGATGAGCGGCCAGATATTTGTGACGCAATCGATCGTCGGTAA